A window from Cryptomeria japonica chromosome 1, Sugi_1.0, whole genome shotgun sequence encodes these proteins:
- the LOC131072499 gene encoding protein CHUP1, chloroplastic: MKEEIPRNEIRHGTGTNSSTESSKLSSLSKNSVNGVKPRDGLRRSEAFNRVSKETRTKTKAISVEGNAKKGDQASVRVPSRNPIGSRTEAVKKSTGTPHMEIHQDTEFGNIKTSAARMNPKLRTIGGLNSLKQSQRSINLDSDCNHIKPVESCCPTHEIRQLRRMIKGLQETEETLQSELLHEQKDLFRALHKVTVLEKELGARCTEIEGLNMRIVSLSAESAENIKKNLETTTSLETQILQLQNMNAELENEVLQLHNMTAELVQEKRELADKLAKAQKAEYDALVQKKTHTTMDMEIQVVQLQNTNAELEAEVVRLQNMNAELVQQKREMANKLGKAESEILVFCHPTESKKLEQPNGMSVSLPGPSRTLASELAGKITESKDKHRTNFQNDHDKMKIDGKKLGEKEMDEQKEEEKKALTAKQILLTKSMGVEVAKRPSRIPKPPPKPSLVSSTASTSVRPKHPSSMPPPPPSPPSPPPKCPSNIPPPPPMPPQSLSPSEVLHSKTTVRKDAMQKAPEVVQFYRSLMKRDSKKDSSAIGNSENPDISVARSSMIGEIENRSAHLLAIKEDVETQGDFVRYLIQELRVVAYTNIEDVLAFVQWLDEELSFLVDERAVLKHFDWPEKKADTMREAAFTYRDMKKLKSEVLSYDDDLHQPSDVTLKRMTMLLEKLEQIVYKLLQTRERTMALYKEFQIPIDWMLDDGLVREIKLSSVKLAKRYMKRISIELESMGNSEKEPAQEFLLLQGVRFAFRAHQFAGGFDAETMCAFEELRHLVHIDDKESQDLNNSVLSA; the protein is encoded by the exons ATGAAAGAAGAGATTCCTCGAAACGAGATCAGGCACGGGACGGGTACGAATTCAAGTACTGAAAGTAGCAAATTGAGCTCTTTGAGCAAGAATTCTGTCAATGGTGTGAAGCCTAGAGATGGACTACGGAGATCTGAGGCTTTTAATAGAGTCTCAAAGGAGACGAGGACAAAAACAAAGGCAATTTCTGTGGAAGGGAACGCCAAAAAGGGGGATCAAGCTTCTGTTAGAGTTCCTTCCAGGAATCCAATAGGTTCCCGAACTGAGGCTGTGAAAAAAAGCACAGGAACTCCTCACATGGAAATTCATCAGGACACTGAATTTGGAAATATCAAGACGTCTGCTGCTCGGATGAATCCAAAACTTCGGACAATTGGGGGTCTTAATTCTTTGAAACAGTCACAGAGGTCTATTAATTTGGATTCTGATTGCAATCATATCAAACCAGTTGAATCATGTTGTCCTACACATGAAATTCGACAGCTGAGAAGAATGATCAAGGGATTACAAGAAACAGAGGAGACACTTCAAAGTGAACTTCTCCATGAGCAAAAAGACTTATTCAGAGCATTGCATAAGGTTACCGTGTTGGAGAAAGAGCTTGGAGCAAGGTGTACTGAAATTGAGGGATTGAATATGAGAATTGTTTCTTTGAGCGCAGAAAGTGCTGAAAATATTAAAAAGAATTTGGAGACAACAACAAGCTTGGAAACTCAAATTCTTCAGCTTCAGAACATGAATGCAGAACTTGAAAATGAAGTTCTTCAGCTGCATAACATGACCGCTGAACTTGTACAGGAGAAAAGAGAACTGGCAGACAAGCTTGCAAAAGCTCAGAAAGCAGAATATGATGCACTTGTTCAGAAAAAAACACATACAACAATGGACATGGAAATCCAAGTTGTTCAGCTGCAAAACACGAATGCAGAACTTGAAGCCGAAGTTGTTAGGCTGCAAAACATGAATGCAGAGCTTGTACAGCAGAAAAGAGAAATGGCAAACAAGCTTGGAAAAGCCGAGTCAGAAATTCTTGTGTTTTGCCATCCTACCGAG tCCAAGAAACTTGAACAACCAAATGGGATGAGTGTCTCGTTGCCTGGTCCGTCGAGGACATTAGCTTCAGAGCTTGCAGGAAAGATTACTGAATCTAAAGATAAACACAGAACAAATTTTCAAAATGATCATGATAAGATGAAGATAGATGGGAAAAAGCTAGGAGAGAAGGAAATGGATgagcaaaaggaagaggaaaagaaagcatTGACTGCCAAACAAATTCTTTTGACAAAATCTATGGGTGTAGAAGTTGCGAAAAGACCATCAAGAATACCAAAACCTCCTCCAAAACCTTCATTAGTATCTTCCACAGCCTCAACCTCTGTGCGTCCAAAACATCCAAGCAGCATGCCACCACCTCCACcttcacctccatctccacctccaaaatGTCCCAGCAACattccaccacctcctccaatgCCTCCACAATCGTTATCCCCTTCTGAAGTCCTTCATTCTAAGACAACAGTAAGAAAAGATGCAATGCAGAAAGCTCCAGAAGTAGTACAGTTTTATCGCTCATTGATGAAACGAGATTCAAAAAAAGATTCCTCTGCAATTGGGAATTCTGAAAATCCAGATATATCAGTAGCTCGAAGCAGCATGATTGGAGAAATTGAAAACCGTTCTGCACACTTGCTGGCG ATCAAAGAAGATGTTGAAACCCAAGGTGACTTTGTACGGTATTTGATACAAGAATTGAGGGTTGTAGCTTATACCAATATCGAAGATGTGCTAGCTTTTGTTCAGTGGCTTGATGAGGAGCTTTCTTTCCTT GTTGATGAGAGAGCAGTTTTGAAACATTTTGACTGGCCAGAGAAGAAAGCTGACACTATGCGAGAAGCTGCATTTACATACAGGGATATGAAAAAGTTGAAATCTGAAGTCTTGTCATATGATGATGATCTTCATCAGCCCTCTGATGTTACTCTAAAGAGGATGACAATGTTGCTGGAAAA GTTGGAGCAAATTGTCTATAAACTGCTGCAAACAAGAGAAAGGACGATGGCCCTCTACAAAGAGTTTCAGATTCCAATTGATTGGATGCTTGATGATGGCCTTGTTCGTGAG ATAAAGCTAAGTTCTGTTAAGCTAGCAAAGAGATACATGAAGCGAATATCTATAGAGCTTGAGTCGATGGGAAACTCAGAAAAGGAGCCTGCACAGGAATTCTTGTTGCTTCAGGGTGTGCGTTTTGCTTTCAGAGCTCATCAG TTTGCAGGAGGGTTTGATGCAGAAACCATGTGTGCTTTTGAAGAATTGCGTCATCTTGTTCACATTGACGATAAAGAGTCACAAGATCTAAATAATTCCGTTTTATCAGCTTAG